The sequence CCATGCCCCGCCCCGAGCGCACGAACAGCTCGTCGTCGAGGAGCGCCCGCAGCCGCGACAGCGCGTTCGACATCGCCGGCTGCGACAGGCCGATGCGCCGCGCGGCGCGCGTCACGTTGCGCTCGCTCATGAGCGCGTCGAACGCCACCAGCAGGTTGAGGTCGACCGAGGATATATTCATCTCGTCAATGTTCCCGGATATCCAAAATCAATTGGACGATGGATGGATCGTGACCCACTTAAGGTCGCGTAGCAATCGCGCAAGTCCCGTCTCCCGGCTTTTTGCGTTTCTTCGGGCGGAAGAAAGCAGGGAGAGGGGACTGGCGCGATCCAGCCAATCCCGTTCATCAGGAGGGACGGATGATCCGATTGAACATCAATGGCCAGGATCGCGAGATCGATGTCGATCCCGATACGCCGCTGCTCTGGGTCCTGCGCGACGAACTCGGCATGACCGGCACCAAATACGGCTGCGGCATCGCCGCCTGCGGTGCCTGCACCGTCCATCTCGACGGCATGGCCGTGCGCTCCTGCCAAACCATGGCGAGCGATGCGGAAGGCATGTCCATCGTCACCATCGAGGGTGTCGACGGCAAGGCGGCCAAGGCCGTCCAGGACGCCTGGCGCGAACTCGAAGTGCCGCAATGCGGCTACTGCCAGTCCGGCCAGATCCTGGCCGCCACTGCGCTTCTCGCCGAGACGCCGAAGCCGTCCGATGAGGACATCGACATGGCGATGAGCGGCAATGTCTGTCGCTGTGCCACCTACACCCGTATCCGCGCGGCGATCCATCGCGCCGCCGACACGATGGAGGGCTGAGCTCATGTTTCATGTCATGAAGCGAATGCAGGACGCCGCCGCGCGTCCCACCCGCCGCAACTTCCTGAAGATGTCGGCGGTCGCCGCCGGCGGTCTCGTCGTCGGCTCGCGGCTCGCACTGCCCGGCGCGGCACTGGCCGAAGGGGCTGCGGCGGAAGATGCCTTCACGCCCTTCATCCGGATCTCGCCGGACGGCCTCGTCACGGTGCTGAACAAGCATCTCGACATGGGGCAGGGCAACGCCACCGGCCTTGCGACGCTCGTCGCCGAGGAACTTGACGCGGCCCCCGAGCAGATGCGGGCCGAGTTCGCCCCCGCCGATGTCGAGCGCTACAAGAACCTTGCCTTCGGCATGCAGGGCACCGGCGGCTC comes from Stappia sp. 28M-7 and encodes:
- a CDS encoding (2Fe-2S)-binding protein → MIRLNINGQDREIDVDPDTPLLWVLRDELGMTGTKYGCGIAACGACTVHLDGMAVRSCQTMASDAEGMSIVTIEGVDGKAAKAVQDAWRELEVPQCGYCQSGQILAATALLAETPKPSDEDIDMAMSGNVCRCATYTRIRAAIHRAADTMEG